In Halorientalis sp. LT38, a genomic segment contains:
- a CDS encoding GNAT family N-acetyltransferase, protein MKNPLVRVTRSEHAQRAYDALAELGITAAKMDQYVRDLDAVPEPTAPAGVELDCQRAGDLDRTEADTFVEPAPIDRVVTARDGDDLLGYLFVSHNRPVYVEALDAERLFDGAYLWRLYVDPDARNRGIATALVTRGLREAASQGAERASALVAMDNTPSKRVFAANGFEPNERVNYYRLFGFERRSSREL, encoded by the coding sequence GTGAAGAACCCGCTCGTCCGCGTGACCCGCAGCGAGCACGCCCAGCGGGCCTACGATGCCCTCGCCGAACTCGGGATCACCGCCGCCAAGATGGATCAGTACGTCCGCGACCTCGACGCGGTCCCGGAACCGACGGCGCCGGCGGGGGTCGAACTGGACTGCCAGCGCGCCGGCGACCTCGACCGGACCGAGGCCGACACGTTCGTCGAACCCGCGCCGATCGATCGGGTGGTGACCGCCCGCGACGGCGACGACCTGCTCGGGTACCTCTTCGTGAGCCACAACCGGCCGGTGTACGTCGAGGCGCTAGATGCCGAGCGGCTGTTCGACGGCGCGTACCTCTGGCGGCTCTACGTCGACCCGGACGCCCGGAACCGGGGGATCGCGACAGCGCTCGTCACCCGCGGCCTGCGCGAGGCGGCGTCACAGGGGGCTGAACGGGCCAGTGCGCTCGTCGCGATGGACAACACCCCCTCCAAGCGAGTGTTCGCGGCCAACGGGTTCGAGCCGAACGAGCGTGTGAACTACTACCGCCTGTTCGGGTTCGAGCGCCGGAGCTCCCGCGAGCTGTGA
- a CDS encoding CDP-alcohol phosphatidyltransferase family protein, with the protein MADEKNHVRAAVRDVRRRVDRRKPSGDEEYLLFRLGIADYISLVALFFGWTATILVVSGEPNWALVTMLVAFAFDKLDGFYARTFGEPTTMGRHIDAFIDVFTYLVPAVALYHFVLSPHTSLSVVVGFVVLAFGLLRLVRFASEGLEDDDGTSYYRGITVVHVNVLVVANYFLAAFVGFWNGWLAAASILLAAPLMISNYRSYKTASSHTVVALLALLLVGLALVLEFGLGF; encoded by the coding sequence ATGGCCGACGAGAAAAACCACGTTCGGGCCGCGGTGCGGGACGTTCGGCGTCGGGTCGACAGGCGGAAGCCGTCGGGAGACGAGGAGTACCTGCTGTTCAGACTCGGGATCGCGGACTACATCAGCCTGGTCGCGCTGTTTTTCGGCTGGACGGCGACGATACTCGTCGTGTCGGGCGAGCCCAACTGGGCGCTGGTCACGATGCTCGTCGCGTTCGCGTTCGACAAACTCGACGGGTTCTACGCCCGGACGTTCGGCGAGCCGACGACGATGGGCCGGCACATCGACGCCTTCATCGACGTGTTCACCTACCTGGTGCCGGCCGTGGCCCTCTATCACTTCGTCCTGTCACCGCACACTTCCCTCAGCGTCGTGGTGGGGTTCGTCGTGCTGGCCTTCGGCCTCCTGCGACTCGTTCGCTTCGCCAGCGAGGGCCTCGAAGACGACGACGGGACCAGCTACTACCGCGGGATCACCGTCGTCCACGTCAACGTGCTCGTCGTCGCGAACTACTTCCTCGCGGCATTCGTCGGGTTCTGGAACGGCTGGCTGGCCGCCGCCTCGATCCTCCTCGCCGCGCCGCTGATGATCTCGAACTACCGGAGTTACAAGACCGCGAGCAGCCACACCGTCGTCGCCCTGCTCGCCCTCCTGCTCGTCGGCCTCGCGCTCGTCCTCGAGTTCGGGCTCGGTTTCTGA
- a CDS encoding FAD-binding oxidoreductase — translation MPHDCSFLTDVLPEEQVSFGDSDRDNHAGDWASDAAGTSVTPDAVVWPESTEDVSAVLSAANERGVPVTPYAAGTSLEGNPVPEYEGVSMDVTRMNDVLDVRPEDFQIDVQPGVMGTVVDEEAASHGLFFPPLPSSGDISTIGGMIANDASGMQTVKYGEVADWVLELEAVLADGSVITAGSKAVKTSSGYNLKELLVGSEGTLAVVTRATLELEGRPQQIRGGRAVFPALDDAAEAVMDAVQSGVDVAKIELVDDVSAEIAAAYADGDADIPADPMVFLEFHANHGIDEEIDYCRSIFEGHDVERFEMADEEEMDGLWKARRELAFAIQVWDPDLQPLHPGDVTVPISKLPEIIRFAKDRGAEDDIVVPCFGHAGDGNVHYSVMVNLNDPETIATGEAVYTDIVERAIEMGGTCTGEHGVGRGKRKYLVGEHGEESVEAMRAIKRALDPKDTLNPGKIFPETAKGERVRAESDD, via the coding sequence ATGCCACACGACTGTTCGTTCCTGACGGACGTCCTCCCCGAGGAGCAGGTGTCGTTCGGGGACTCGGACCGGGACAACCACGCCGGCGACTGGGCCTCGGACGCGGCGGGCACGAGCGTCACACCAGACGCCGTCGTCTGGCCCGAATCCACCGAGGACGTCTCGGCGGTTCTCTCCGCCGCCAACGAACGCGGCGTACCCGTAACTCCCTACGCCGCAGGCACGAGCCTGGAGGGGAACCCCGTCCCCGAGTACGAGGGGGTCAGCATGGACGTGACCCGGATGAACGACGTGCTCGACGTCCGGCCCGAGGACTTCCAGATCGACGTCCAGCCGGGGGTGATGGGGACGGTCGTGGACGAGGAAGCCGCGAGCCACGGTCTCTTCTTCCCGCCGTTGCCCTCCTCGGGCGACATCTCGACCATCGGCGGGATGATCGCGAACGACGCGAGCGGGATGCAGACCGTCAAGTACGGCGAAGTCGCGGACTGGGTGCTCGAACTGGAGGCGGTGCTCGCCGACGGCTCCGTGATAACCGCCGGCTCGAAGGCCGTCAAGACCTCGAGCGGCTACAATCTCAAGGAACTGCTCGTCGGCAGCGAGGGCACCCTGGCGGTCGTGACGCGGGCGACCCTGGAACTGGAGGGCAGACCGCAGCAGATCCGCGGCGGCCGCGCGGTCTTTCCCGCCCTCGACGACGCCGCGGAGGCGGTCATGGACGCCGTCCAGTCGGGCGTCGACGTGGCCAAGATCGAACTCGTCGACGACGTGAGCGCGGAGATAGCCGCCGCCTACGCCGACGGCGACGCAGACATCCCCGCGGACCCGATGGTCTTCCTCGAGTTCCACGCCAACCACGGCATCGACGAGGAGATCGACTACTGTCGGTCGATCTTCGAGGGCCACGACGTCGAGCGCTTCGAGATGGCCGACGAGGAGGAAATGGACGGCCTCTGGAAGGCCCGCCGCGAACTCGCCTTCGCGATCCAGGTCTGGGACCCCGACCTCCAGCCGCTCCACCCCGGCGACGTGACGGTCCCGATCAGCAAACTCCCCGAGATCATCCGCTTCGCGAAGGACCGGGGGGCCGAAGACGACATCGTGGTGCCCTGCTTCGGCCACGCCGGCGACGGCAACGTCCACTACTCGGTGATGGTGAATCTGAACGACCCCGAAACGATCGCGACTGGCGAGGCGGTCTACACCGACATCGTCGAGCGGGCCATCGAGATGGGTGGGACTTGCACCGGCGAACACGGCGTCGGCCGCGGGAAGCGGAAGTACCTGGTCGGCGAACACGGCGAGGAGAGCGTCGAGGCGATGCGCGCGATCAAGCGCGCGCTCGATCCGAAGGACACGCTGAACCCGGGGAAGATCTTTCCGGAGACGGCGAAGGGTGAGCGAGTTCGGGCGGAGAGCGACGACTGA
- a CDS encoding universal stress protein yields the protein MFETILVPTDGSDDAENAAATAIELADVHDATVHVVSVADTGPWGDVRLPGEADDPSDAITGLAEDAVARVVERAEAANVDVTGTVLTGPVKNEIVDHAAAIDADLIVMGTRGRGGVKRMALGSVADFVVRNGDPEVLVCRAETDD from the coding sequence ATGTTCGAGACGATTCTGGTGCCGACCGATGGGAGCGACGACGCCGAGAACGCGGCGGCGACGGCGATCGAACTCGCCGACGTTCACGACGCCACGGTCCACGTCGTCTCGGTCGCCGACACGGGACCGTGGGGCGACGTGCGCCTCCCCGGTGAAGCCGACGACCCCAGCGACGCGATCACCGGGCTCGCGGAAGACGCCGTCGCGAGGGTCGTCGAGCGCGCCGAGGCGGCGAACGTCGACGTGACCGGCACCGTGCTGACCGGACCGGTGAAAAACGAGATCGTCGACCACGCGGCGGCCATCGACGCCGATCTGATCGTCATGGGAACCCGCGGACGGGGCGGCGTGAAACGGATGGCGCTCGGGAGCGTCGCGGACTTCGTCGTCCGGAACGGCGACCCCGAGGTCCTCGTCTGCCGGGCGGAGACGGACGACTAG
- a CDS encoding pyridoxamine 5'-phosphate oxidase family protein — protein sequence MSDPTAIEMDAAERDAFLGNGGTGVVSVETGPGTAPHSIPVSYGYDAVDTVFFFRLAKSQGEEKESVDEKPVSFVVHGETDEGWKSVVASGQLERTNDAAIGTAALEELQRVDIPYVDIFDRPIRVVEFEFYRLDPEQLHGRKASAARE from the coding sequence ATGAGCGACCCGACTGCGATCGAGATGGACGCGGCCGAGCGAGACGCGTTCCTCGGGAACGGCGGCACCGGCGTCGTCTCCGTCGAGACTGGTCCGGGGACGGCACCGCACTCGATCCCCGTCTCCTACGGGTACGACGCGGTCGACACGGTGTTTTTCTTCCGACTCGCGAAATCGCAGGGCGAAGAGAAGGAGTCGGTCGACGAGAAGCCGGTCTCGTTCGTCGTCCACGGCGAGACCGACGAGGGGTGGAAGAGCGTCGTCGCGAGCGGGCAGCTCGAACGAACGAACGACGCGGCGATCGGGACAGCGGCGCTCGAGGAGCTGCAGCGCGTGGACATCCCCTACGTCGACATCTTCGACAGGCCGATCCGGGTCGTCGAGTTCGAGTTCTACAGGCTCGACCCCGAGCAGCTACACGGCCGGAAGGCGTCGGCTGCGCGGGAGTGA
- a CDS encoding universal stress protein, with the protein MYDRILLPTDGSDAAIAAEDATFEIAAAHDATVDVLNVADTARDSVTNVQGEVVDALVSEGERIVEAVEERADERGVTVRTAVLQGDPSATIADYASEYDVDLVVMPTKGRSGLERVLLGSVTERVISSTPVPVLVLNPDADREFAYPFERVLVPTDGTTAGDRGVSAGSAVATGTGATLHLLTVVEGASLGPDVRSAGTSERLTAAAEEVLEQAREQAVAAGVETVETATEHGQPYREIRSFVEEPGVDLVVLGVDDDSEFGRFLWGGVTSKLVRTSPVPVLLTGQSTAE; encoded by the coding sequence ATGTACGATCGGATCTTGCTGCCGACCGACGGGAGCGACGCCGCGATCGCGGCCGAAGATGCGACCTTCGAGATCGCGGCCGCACACGACGCGACCGTCGACGTGCTCAACGTGGCCGACACCGCCAGAGACAGCGTGACGAACGTGCAGGGGGAAGTGGTCGACGCCCTCGTCAGTGAGGGGGAGCGGATCGTCGAGGCCGTCGAAGAGCGAGCCGACGAGCGTGGCGTCACCGTGCGGACGGCCGTCCTCCAGGGCGACCCCTCGGCGACCATCGCGGACTACGCCTCGGAGTACGACGTGGACCTGGTCGTCATGCCCACCAAGGGCCGCAGCGGACTGGAACGGGTGCTCCTCGGGAGCGTCACGGAACGAGTGATCTCGTCGACGCCGGTCCCCGTCCTCGTGCTCAACCCCGACGCCGACCGCGAGTTCGCCTACCCCTTCGAGCGCGTGCTGGTCCCGACGGACGGGACCACTGCAGGTGATCGAGGCGTGTCGGCCGGGAGCGCGGTCGCGACAGGCACGGGCGCGACGCTGCATCTCCTGACCGTCGTCGAGGGGGCGTCACTGGGACCGGACGTCCGCTCGGCAGGCACCTCGGAGCGGCTCACGGCGGCCGCCGAGGAGGTCCTCGAGCAAGCCCGCGAGCAGGCGGTCGCCGCCGGTGTCGAGACAGTCGAGACGGCGACCGAGCACGGGCAACCCTACCGGGAGATCCGGTCGTTCGTCGAGGAGCCCGGCGTCGACCTCGTCGTCCTGGGCGTCGACGATGACTCGGAGTTCGGCCGCTTTCTCTGGGGCGGCGTCACGTCGAAACTCGTCAGAACGTCACCTGTCCCCGTGTTGCTGACCGGGCAGTCGACGGCCGAATGA
- a CDS encoding calcium-translocating P-type ATPase, PMCA-type has protein sequence MGTRSHSREPEAVVADLDTEPSGLSSDEARRRLDEHGPNEFARVAGRSRLDIFVAQFDSVLIWVLIAAAALSLWAGHAVDAVLIAVIVVANGLFGFVQDYRAEQSLESLRELTAPTATVRRDGDPIELPATELVPGDVVELADGDVVPADSRVIDQTALEIDEAALTGESVPVGKTTTPVDPETPLAERTSMAYKGTNVTRGHGALVVTGTGDDTEMGAIADQLAATEETDTPLQRELDVLGRNLGLGVVALAALVIPLLALRGTPLIETGLTAVSLAVAAVPEGLPAVVTLTLALGVRSMADENALVRSLPAVEALGSVDVICTDKTGTLTEGRMTVSKLWVNDAVVDVSDDDAADPADRVDLLYRAGALCNDATTEEGDPTEQALVAAAQDAGYDVATLREENPRTDEVPFSSERKWMGTVHGERAYVKGAPEVVLENASRVLTEDGIVELTDEAAARIESQTTAFADDALRVLAVGYTDDPDGMEDDLVFVGLVGMIDPAREEVADAVAATRRAGIDLKMITGDNVRTAAAIAGDLGMGSSVMEGAEVEAMDDAALREAVESVDVFARTSPEHKVRILRALQDNGHVVAMTGDGVNDAPALKNADVGVAMGVRGTDVAKQASDVVLLDDNYTTIERAVERGRAIFDNVWKFVAYLLSANIAEVAIVFIASLFGYLILPAVQLLWINLLTDGLPALALGADPESGDVMARQPRDPDRGIVDRDMLALIGGTGTVTTAVMLGLMGYTLAGAAAVTPYALTMVFTGFVLLEFEKLYVIRWLRETPTLSNRWLAAAVAGSLALQLAVLYTPLNRFFGTVPLGLTDWAILLGVLAVCLPFYLLVAGWIRRRRAAAAAA, from the coding sequence GTGGGAACGCGTTCGCACAGTCGTGAGCCCGAAGCGGTCGTCGCCGATCTCGACACGGAGCCGTCGGGGCTGTCGAGCGACGAGGCACGGCGACGGCTCGACGAACACGGGCCGAACGAGTTCGCGCGGGTGGCCGGCCGGTCGCGGCTCGACATCTTCGTCGCGCAGTTCGACAGCGTCCTCATCTGGGTGCTGATCGCCGCCGCGGCCCTCTCGCTGTGGGCCGGCCACGCCGTCGACGCCGTCTTGATCGCGGTCATCGTCGTCGCCAACGGCCTGTTCGGCTTCGTGCAGGACTACCGGGCCGAGCAGAGTCTGGAGTCGCTGCGGGAACTGACCGCGCCGACGGCGACGGTCCGACGCGACGGGGACCCGATCGAGCTACCGGCCACCGAACTCGTCCCCGGCGACGTCGTCGAGCTGGCCGACGGGGACGTCGTCCCGGCCGACAGCCGCGTCATTGACCAGACGGCCCTCGAGATCGACGAGGCCGCGCTGACGGGCGAGAGCGTCCCGGTGGGGAAGACGACGACGCCGGTCGACCCGGAGACGCCGCTGGCCGAGCGGACGTCGATGGCGTACAAGGGGACGAACGTCACCCGGGGCCACGGGGCGCTCGTCGTCACCGGGACCGGCGACGACACCGAGATGGGTGCCATCGCGGATCAGCTCGCGGCCACCGAGGAGACGGACACGCCGCTCCAGCGCGAACTCGACGTGCTCGGGCGGAACCTCGGCCTCGGCGTCGTCGCCCTCGCGGCGCTCGTGATCCCGTTGCTCGCCCTCCGGGGGACGCCGCTGATCGAGACGGGGCTGACGGCGGTGTCGCTCGCGGTCGCCGCCGTCCCCGAGGGGCTGCCGGCGGTCGTGACGCTGACGCTCGCCCTGGGCGTCCGGAGCATGGCTGACGAGAACGCCCTCGTTCGCAGCCTGCCAGCCGTCGAGGCGCTCGGCTCCGTCGACGTCATCTGCACGGACAAGACCGGCACGCTCACCGAGGGTCGCATGACCGTCTCGAAGCTCTGGGTGAACGACGCCGTCGTCGACGTCTCGGACGACGACGCGGCGGACCCGGCCGATCGGGTGGACCTCCTCTACCGGGCCGGCGCGCTCTGTAACGACGCGACGACCGAGGAGGGCGATCCGACCGAGCAGGCGCTCGTCGCGGCGGCCCAGGACGCCGGGTACGACGTGGCGACGCTCCGCGAGGAGAACCCGCGGACCGACGAAGTCCCGTTCTCCTCGGAGCGCAAGTGGATGGGGACGGTCCACGGCGAGCGCGCGTACGTAAAGGGCGCACCCGAAGTCGTCCTCGAGAACGCGTCGCGGGTGCTCACCGAGGACGGGATCGTCGAACTGACCGACGAGGCGGCTGCACGAATCGAATCGCAGACGACGGCCTTCGCCGACGACGCGCTCCGGGTGCTGGCGGTCGGGTACACGGACGACCCCGACGGGATGGAGGACGACCTGGTGTTCGTCGGCCTCGTGGGGATGATCGACCCGGCCCGTGAGGAGGTCGCCGACGCGGTCGCCGCGACCCGCAGGGCGGGCATCGACCTGAAGATGATCACGGGCGACAACGTCCGGACTGCGGCCGCCATCGCCGGGGACCTCGGGATGGGGTCGTCGGTGATGGAAGGCGCCGAGGTCGAGGCCATGGACGACGCGGCGCTCCGGGAGGCCGTCGAGTCGGTCGACGTGTTCGCCCGGACCTCGCCCGAGCACAAAGTGCGGATCCTCCGTGCGCTACAGGACAACGGCCACGTCGTCGCGATGACGGGCGACGGGGTCAACGACGCGCCGGCGCTGAAAAACGCCGACGTCGGCGTGGCGATGGGCGTCCGCGGGACCGACGTGGCGAAACAGGCCAGCGACGTCGTCCTGCTCGACGACAACTACACCACCATCGAGCGAGCGGTCGAGCGGGGGCGCGCAATCTTCGACAACGTCTGGAAGTTCGTGGCGTACCTGCTCTCGGCCAACATCGCCGAGGTGGCGATCGTGTTCATCGCGTCGCTCTTTGGCTACCTGATCCTGCCGGCCGTCCAGTTGCTCTGGATCAACTTGCTGACCGACGGGCTCCCCGCGCTGGCGCTCGGGGCGGACCCCGAGAGCGGGGACGTGATGGCCCGGCAGCCCCGCGACCCCGATCGCGGGATCGTCGACCGGGACATGCTGGCGTTGATCGGCGGGACCGGCACGGTGACGACCGCCGTCATGCTCGGCCTGATGGGGTACACCCTTGCGGGGGCGGCCGCCGTCACGCCGTACGCGCTGACGATGGTGTTCACCGGCTTCGTGCTCCTTGAGTTCGAGAAGCTGTACGTCATCCGGTGGCTGCGCGAGACGCCGACGCTCTCGAACCGCTGGCTCGCGGCCGCCGTGGCCGGCTCGCTGGCGCTCCAACTGGCGGTGCTGTACACCCCGCTGAACCGGTTTTTCGGCACCGTCCCGCTCGGGCTGACCGACTGGGCCATCCTGCTCGGCGTCCTCGCCGTGTGTCTGCCCTTCTATCTGCTCGTCGCCGGCTGGATCCGTCGACGCAGGGCGGCTGCGGCCGCCGCCTGA